The segment CCAGTGTTGCACAGCCCCTGAAAATGAAACGCGCCTCTGCGtcgaaaagaaatgaagccCGTACAGAAGGGCTAGCTTAAGAGTTTCTCCTCTGCTTACATTTCTCATGTGCCATATGGCCATTTCTAGCAGTCGTTCTTGTGAACTCGGCACCGCAATTGGGGCATGAAGATTTACTCGCTACACCTGATTTTTCACGTTGGTGGCGTAAAAGATTGGAGAAGGTACTGAATTGACGGCCATTGCAGCCATGATCCCAACACTGAGGCTTGGGTCGCGATTGCACGACACGAACGTGATCGCGAGGTTCGAGGGGCGAGGGATGAGATATCGAGGAGAGGGGAGTCAAAGGGGAAAGCGAGTGCGTGTGTGGTACATAGATACTGCCGAGGCTAGATTGATCGGAGGCAGATGAGAGTGAGTGTGGTCTAGGACTAGGAAGTGTTAATTAGATGATTTGAAGTGAAAATTCACTTTGGTTGGAAATACATACGCATATGAGGGAAGGGTACCATCGGGGCCTCCCATTGAGTATGGTGCTGAATATGCTGAGATTGGTGTATAATCGTTTGGACCCATTGTAAAGACTGGACCATACATATCGGAAGGTGTAGTATCAGTCACCGATACTTGTGGTGAGTATGGTGCGAGGTAAGATGGACTGGGGAGGCCATGACTGGGAGGACCTTGTGATAAGAGTGGAGTTGGAGCGAGTGAATTAGGGTTTGAATAGTGATCTGGGAGAGTTCGTGGTAACATGTCTGGTGTTGTTCTGTTTGATGCGTACGGGTTGCTCAGAgacctctctcttctttgccttGTCTTCGTTTCTCTCCTTGCATGGTCGCGCTGACGCTTCAATTCTCTCTGTTCAGGCGTGAGACTTGCTCGTGGTGGGCTATCTGAAATGGCTCGTGCGTACATTGGTGTTGGCTTAAGCTCGTTGTACGGTGATAGTTGCCCAGGACTCATATGTGGGCTCATATGTGGGCTCAAATCATGTTGTTGGATGAATTGTTCGTTCATCTCAAATTCTGCTCTAGTTAGTTCTATTACTCCCGAAAGGATTTTTGAATACATACGAGGCCAAGTGTATGATGGCCGTACACCGGCATCAAACCGTGGGTCATAATGCTGAATACCAAGAGTAGACATAGTTGCCGGAAGcgaatttgaatgaatgggaattttatattcaagattttcaATACCGGGAAACGTTTGCCCTGGGTGGATGCTTAGTTCAAGTGAGTTGCCTGATTGAGCTTCTGAATTCGTGATACAGGACCAATCTGTGTCAAGTTCACTCTTGTTGAGGACCGGAAATGGTGTGTATTGCTCAGGGGCTGGTGACGATAGACCAGTGGCAGTTGAAGATTCGGATTTTTGTTGAAGGAATGTGGATGTCGGTGGACTAATGAGTGTGGTAGCTGTTGTAGCTGAGGCTGCTGTTGCTGAGtctgatgaagatatatcaaCTTGATGGTCTGAAGAAGTGGTGGGGTCAGTCTCAATAAGAAGACCTTGAAATTGCGTTGTAGCTGACGACAGGTGACTGTCTGTTCGGGACCTGAACTGACGTGAGTCTCTGTGCTCCACATACGGTGAATCCATCTGTGCAGGGGATAAGAAGGCTGTGACTAGTAATGGCGGCACATACAGATAGCTTTAAAGAGATGAGGCACTCGAAATAGACTGACGTTACGTTCGGATCTGGGGAGATTATAAACTCGGCTTTGGTGAGGAATAACAGACGTTGTGATGTACCTATTTTGGTTCTCTTCGAGGGATTCCAGGAGGCACTTAAATCATGGTCTTCGCCTCAAGTTGTCCAAGGGGAGTAAGGCTCTAAAGTACCTAAAGCACCTAAAGCATGTAAGTGGAAGGCGCTCTAGCGCTGCTCCCGTCAGCATGTGATTGGTCAGATTGGGGACATGCTCAAAGGATTCTGAACCCTGTCGTACATGGTTGCCCCTCGACCTGAGAACTGCTTGTGTGAAGAGATGGGGGAAAACAAAACAGGCGCCAGAGCGACACACCCGCACTTTGGGTTCATCTGGGCACGTCAACGTCTGAAAAAAATTAGCGCGACCGTAGGGCTTTCTAAGGAAAGGACGAGGCACACCATACAAAGTTAAAACCAGGAGCACAGGAGATTTTCCCCTCTCAATCGTGGGCTACGCCGCCCATCACGGACCCCATTGAGACCATTCGAGGGGCCCACAAAATGTTAACTCgcaagatttaattaatgGCAATTCTAATTGAACAACCTTCCAGCGTCTGAG is part of the Botrytis cinerea B05.10 chromosome 1, complete sequence genome and harbors:
- the Bcyoh1 gene encoding Bcyoh1, which produces MSTLGIQHYDPRFDAGVRPSYTWPQFEMNEQFIQQHDLSPHMSPHMSPGQLSPYNELKPTPMYARAISDSPPRASLTPEQRELKRQRDHARRETKTRQRRERSLSNPYASNRTTPDMLPRTLPDHYSNPNSLAPTPLLSQGPPSHGLPSPSYLAPYSPQVSVTDTTPSDMYGPVFTMGPNDYTPISAYSAPYSMGGPDGTLPSYAPRPHSLSSASDQSSLGSIYVPHTHSLSPLTPLSSISHPSPLEPRDHVRVVQSRPKPQCWDHGCNGRQFSTFSNLLRHQREKSGVASKSSCPNCGAEFTRTTARNGHMAHEKCKQRRNS